One window of Thermus hydrothermalis genomic DNA carries:
- a CDS encoding alcohol dehydrogenase family protein, protein MKGVVYQGPFQVAVEEVPEPKLEAETDAIVEVELAAICGSDLHIYHGKIAGVLPGTVLGHEFVGRVVEKGPLVPFALGERVVGSFQVACGDCVACRKGRFFACLKGGVYGFGLALGNLQGAQAERVRVPFARTSLFPIGDLPAEEAILAGDILTTAYGGVRPFLEPGMVVAVVGSGPVGLMAQMVAHALGAGVVYAIDPEESRLEKAKALGSLPLNPKAEDPVARLRKDTEGQGADLVVEAVGGDGEALRLAFRLAGPGGTVSSLGVPTAEKVEYPWLSAFSRGITFRSALANIPRYIGEVLALQRAGRLKGSFVFSHRLPLAEAAEGYRLFHERQATKVALVP, encoded by the coding sequence GTGAAAGGGGTGGTGTACCAGGGGCCCTTCCAGGTGGCGGTGGAAGAGGTCCCGGAGCCCAAGCTGGAGGCGGAAACCGACGCCATCGTGGAGGTGGAACTCGCCGCCATCTGCGGCTCGGACCTCCACATCTACCACGGCAAGATCGCCGGGGTCCTGCCGGGCACCGTCCTCGGCCACGAGTTCGTGGGCCGGGTGGTGGAGAAGGGGCCTTTGGTGCCCTTCGCCCTAGGGGAAAGGGTGGTGGGGAGCTTCCAGGTGGCCTGCGGGGACTGCGTGGCCTGCCGCAAGGGGCGCTTCTTCGCCTGCCTGAAGGGCGGCGTCTACGGCTTCGGCCTGGCCCTGGGCAACCTGCAAGGGGCCCAGGCCGAGCGGGTAAGGGTCCCCTTCGCCCGGACAAGCCTCTTTCCCATCGGGGACCTCCCGGCGGAGGAGGCCATCCTGGCGGGGGACATCCTCACCACCGCCTACGGGGGGGTGAGGCCCTTCTTGGAGCCGGGGATGGTGGTGGCGGTGGTGGGCTCGGGGCCCGTGGGCCTCATGGCCCAGATGGTGGCCCACGCCCTGGGGGCGGGGGTGGTCTACGCCATAGACCCCGAGGAAAGCCGCCTGGAAAAGGCCAAGGCCCTGGGAAGCCTCCCCCTAAACCCCAAGGCGGAAGACCCCGTGGCCCGCCTGCGCAAGGACACGGAGGGCCAGGGGGCCGACCTGGTGGTGGAGGCGGTGGGAGGGGATGGGGAGGCGTTGCGCCTCGCCTTCCGCCTGGCGGGGCCTGGAGGGACTGTGTCCAGCCTCGGGGTACCCACGGCGGAGAAGGTGGAGTACCCTTGGCTTTCCGCCTTCAGCCGGGGCATCACCTTCCGGAGCGCCCTGGCCAACATCCCCCGCTACATCGGCGAGGTCTTGGCCCTGCAAAGGGCAGGGAGGCTAAAGGGAAGCTTCGTCTTCAGCCACCGCCTTCCCCTGGCGGAGGCGGCGGAGGGTTACCGGCTCTTCCACGAGCGCCAAGCCACCAAGGTGGCCCTGGTGCCCTAA
- the hrpB gene encoding ATP-dependent helicase HrpB, whose amino-acid sequence MAWLDEAVALLLQRGRLLLKAYPGAGKSTLFPLRLLKALPGRILLFEPRRVAARAVAARLAENLGEPLGKTVGYRVRLEARESPETRLLVMTEGLLTRLLLEDPTLEGVSAVLLDEAHERHLEGDLALALLLRVQETLRPDLKLALLTATPDPDLERTLAGATLAVEGESHPVEILHLERVPEGPLEALVARYARKAFLEGEGDVLVFLPGKAEIERTRKLLLDLPAFPLHGGLPLAEQAALLRPGPRRIVLATDVAETSLTLPGVRAVVDTGLAKKPRFDPRTGLTRLALAPIPEDSARQRAGRAGRLGPGKVYRLYPMGPFPPKRPEILEADLSRAVLLALAFGERLEDLPLPTPPPKGALEAAHALLHLLGAVREGRLTPLGQRMLRLPTHPRLARMALAAEELGLLPLAADLMALLEERDPLEGERDLLAKLEALLLARKEGRGAFLGVERASALWRRRLGTQPLESLPHPEAVGRLLLFAYPDRAAMRVGPGRYRLCTGPLLHLEGDGPPYLVAVGAELPGRVLLHAPLAREDLLERAEVGAWTGWEEGRLRGYLERRYGALLLERLPTDPGPPTPAQLREVFKEGLPLPEEARQVLLRLAFLRDHGVEVPELTEETLLQDLTWLLPWTQGVRRVEELRELPWKEILLSLLGEARKALEALAPETLTLPSGKRKRLQYRESAPPLLSLLIQEAFGLRETPRVLGGKVPVAVELLSPARRPVQVTQDLQSFWEKRYPEVRRELMRRYPKHPWPENP is encoded by the coding sequence ATGGCGTGGCTGGACGAGGCGGTGGCCCTGCTCCTCCAAAGGGGCCGCCTTCTCCTCAAGGCCTACCCTGGGGCGGGGAAGAGCACCCTCTTCCCCCTGAGGCTTCTCAAAGCCCTACCCGGGCGGATCCTCCTCTTTGAGCCCAGGCGGGTGGCGGCCCGGGCGGTGGCGGCGAGGCTTGCGGAAAACCTGGGGGAACCCTTGGGCAAGACCGTGGGCTACCGGGTGCGCCTCGAGGCCAGGGAGAGCCCGGAAACCCGGCTCCTCGTCATGACGGAGGGCCTCCTCACCCGGCTCCTCCTGGAGGACCCCACCCTGGAAGGGGTTTCCGCCGTCCTCCTGGACGAGGCCCACGAGCGCCACCTGGAAGGGGACCTGGCCCTCGCCCTCCTCCTAAGGGTGCAGGAAACCCTAAGGCCCGACCTCAAGCTCGCCCTCCTCACCGCCACCCCCGACCCCGACCTGGAAAGGACCCTGGCCGGGGCCACCTTGGCGGTGGAAGGGGAAAGCCACCCCGTGGAGATCCTTCACCTGGAAAGGGTGCCGGAAGGCCCCCTAGAGGCCCTGGTAGCCCGCTACGCCCGGAAAGCCTTCCTGGAAGGGGAAGGGGATGTCCTGGTCTTCCTGCCGGGGAAGGCGGAGATAGAGAGGACGCGCAAGCTCCTCCTGGACCTTCCCGCCTTTCCCCTCCACGGGGGGCTTCCCTTGGCGGAGCAGGCGGCCCTCCTCAGGCCGGGGCCCCGGAGGATCGTCCTGGCCACGGACGTGGCGGAAACGAGCCTCACCCTGCCCGGGGTGCGGGCGGTGGTGGACACGGGCCTGGCCAAGAAACCCCGCTTTGACCCGAGGACGGGCCTCACCCGCCTGGCCCTCGCCCCCATCCCCGAGGACTCCGCCCGGCAGCGGGCGGGGCGGGCGGGGCGGCTTGGCCCGGGGAAGGTGTACCGCCTCTACCCCATGGGCCCCTTCCCCCCCAAGCGGCCCGAGATCCTCGAGGCCGACCTCTCCCGGGCGGTCCTCCTGGCCTTGGCCTTCGGGGAAAGGCTAGAAGACCTCCCCCTCCCCACCCCGCCCCCTAAGGGGGCCCTGGAGGCGGCCCATGCCCTCCTCCACCTCCTGGGGGCGGTGCGGGAAGGCCGCCTCACCCCCTTGGGCCAGCGGATGCTCCGCCTCCCCACCCACCCCCGCCTGGCCCGGATGGCCCTGGCGGCCGAGGAGCTCGGCCTCCTCCCCTTGGCGGCGGACCTCATGGCCCTCCTGGAGGAGCGGGACCCCCTGGAAGGGGAAAGGGACCTCCTCGCCAAACTGGAAGCCCTCCTCCTGGCCCGTAAGGAGGGGCGGGGGGCTTTCCTGGGGGTGGAGCGGGCCTCGGCCCTTTGGCGAAGGCGGCTCGGCACCCAACCTTTGGAAAGCCTCCCCCACCCGGAAGCGGTGGGGCGGCTTCTCCTCTTCGCCTACCCCGACCGGGCGGCCATGCGGGTAGGCCCCGGGCGCTACCGCCTGTGCACCGGCCCCCTCCTCCACCTGGAAGGGGACGGCCCCCCGTACCTGGTGGCGGTGGGGGCGGAGCTACCGGGACGGGTCCTCCTCCACGCCCCCTTGGCCCGGGAAGACCTCCTGGAGCGGGCGGAGGTGGGCGCCTGGACGGGATGGGAGGAGGGGCGGCTACGGGGGTACCTGGAGAGGCGGTACGGGGCCCTTCTCCTGGAGAGGCTTCCCACCGACCCCGGCCCCCCCACCCCAGCGCAGCTAAGGGAGGTCTTCAAAGAGGGCCTCCCCCTCCCCGAGGAGGCCCGGCAGGTCCTCCTCCGCCTCGCCTTCCTTAGGGACCACGGGGTGGAGGTGCCCGAGCTCACGGAAGAAACCCTCCTTCAGGACCTCACCTGGCTCCTCCCCTGGACGCAAGGGGTTAGGCGGGTGGAAGAGCTTCGGGAACTCCCCTGGAAGGAGATCCTCCTTAGCCTTCTAGGGGAGGCGAGGAAAGCCCTCGAGGCCCTGGCCCCCGAAACCCTCACCCTCCCTTCCGGCAAGCGAAAGCGCCTCCAATACCGGGAGAGCGCCCCACCCCTCCTCTCCCTCCTCATCCAAGAGGCCTTCGGCCTCAGGGAAACCCCCAGGGTCCTGGGGGGGAAGGTCCCCGTGGCGGTGGAGCTCCTCTCCCCCGCCCGGCGCCCGGTGCAGGTGACCCAGGACCTCCAGTCCTTCTGGGAAAAACGCTACCCCGAGGTGCGGCGGGAGCTCATGCGCCGCTACCCCAAGCACCCGTGGCCGGAAAACCCCTAA
- a CDS encoding LptF/LptG family permease, producing the protein MKTLDRYLLREALGLFGLGLLFIVLLFLAGAVYEVLAPLVAKGADPYTLLAYLLYRTPEAVARGAPVAYLFALLLLLSRMAEDSELKALLALGVRRERVLLPFLLLGSGVALFTFLLGESLVPRALAQGQDLLRRQVLERPRTLLTPGATFQDAKGRVVYVGEVAGDRIGKLRVVSREEVLLAEKGSFQGGVLRVEEGKRLTYEGDRPRTLTRFRRGELVLKDLTFEPWQNPANRMTLAELRQEVQRLRAQGVRAGLEATTYYRRFAEPAAALVFALFATGLAFYLLGGSRSLGLVGVAVLTFFYYATWSVGRIMGEQNALDPILAAWGPILVYGLLGLLLFLGGRR; encoded by the coding sequence GTGAAGACCCTGGACCGCTACCTTCTCCGGGAAGCCTTGGGGCTTTTCGGCCTGGGCCTCCTCTTCATCGTCCTCCTCTTCCTGGCGGGGGCGGTCTACGAGGTCCTGGCCCCCCTGGTGGCCAAGGGGGCTGACCCCTACACCCTCCTTGCCTACCTCCTCTACCGCACCCCGGAGGCCGTGGCCCGGGGGGCCCCGGTGGCCTACCTCTTCGCCCTTTTGCTCCTCCTTTCCCGTATGGCGGAGGACTCGGAGCTCAAAGCCCTCCTGGCCCTAGGCGTGCGGCGGGAGCGGGTGCTCTTACCCTTTCTGCTTTTGGGAAGCGGCGTGGCCCTCTTCACCTTTCTCCTGGGGGAAAGCCTGGTGCCTAGGGCGCTCGCCCAGGGGCAGGACCTCCTGAGGCGGCAGGTCCTGGAAAGGCCCCGCACCCTCCTCACCCCCGGGGCCACCTTCCAGGACGCAAAGGGCCGGGTGGTGTACGTGGGGGAGGTGGCGGGGGATAGGATTGGGAAGCTCCGGGTGGTTTCCCGGGAGGAGGTCCTGTTGGCGGAAAAGGGGAGCTTCCAAGGGGGGGTGCTAAGGGTGGAGGAGGGGAAGCGCCTCACCTACGAAGGGGACCGCCCCCGCACCCTGACCCGCTTCCGGCGGGGGGAGCTGGTGCTCAAGGACCTCACCTTTGAGCCCTGGCAGAACCCGGCGAACCGGATGACCCTGGCCGAGCTCCGGCAGGAGGTCCAGAGGCTTCGGGCCCAGGGGGTGCGGGCGGGCCTCGAGGCCACCACCTACTACCGCCGCTTCGCCGAGCCCGCCGCCGCCCTGGTCTTCGCCCTCTTCGCCACGGGGCTCGCCTTCTACCTCCTCGGGGGGAGCCGGAGCCTGGGGCTCGTGGGGGTGGCGGTCCTCACCTTCTTCTACTACGCCACCTGGAGCGTGGGGCGCATCATGGGGGAGCAGAACGCCCTGGACCCCATCCTCGCCGCCTGGGGGCCCATCCTGGTCTACGGCCTCCTCGGGCTCCTCCTTTTCCTCGGGGGTAGAAGGTGA
- a CDS encoding LptF/LptG family permease, which translates to MLGRYVLREVLLPFLVGVLLFVALLTFDLLSSLSGVLLSRGAGAEDILRLILFRLPWTLSLALPLGLVFALLVGLSRLIRGSELKAAYAGGVPPWALLRPLLLLSLFIALLNLANLAEVRPRALEAYDAALSRLLYGEGALSGVLRKELYAPPGLGVYYTEEIHPEGAANRLYGVRVVDGEGRVYSAAEGVWDNTGWHLKGHVLEGEEVRAFQGTLPFPASFRPKESLGSRDPYDTTTLRELWERGKVEASARFALHRRLADALGALFLGWVAAALGLSFREAAWAFLAVVLLIFGYYVLWTLSAQLARYDVSPLLAHLPNLFYGALALFLTWRLR; encoded by the coding sequence GTGTTGGGCCGCTACGTGCTGCGGGAGGTGCTCCTCCCCTTCCTGGTGGGGGTGCTCCTCTTCGTCGCCCTCCTCACCTTTGACCTCCTCTCCAGCCTCTCGGGGGTCCTCCTCAGCCGGGGGGCGGGGGCGGAGGATATCCTCCGCCTCATCCTCTTCCGTCTCCCCTGGACCCTGAGCCTGGCCTTGCCCCTGGGCCTCGTCTTCGCCCTCTTGGTGGGGCTATCCCGCCTGATCCGGGGGTCGGAGCTCAAGGCGGCCTACGCCGGGGGGGTGCCCCCTTGGGCCCTTCTCCGGCCCCTCCTTCTCCTTTCCCTCTTCATCGCCCTTTTGAACCTGGCGAACCTGGCGGAGGTGAGGCCCAGGGCCCTCGAGGCCTACGACGCTGCGCTTTCCCGCCTCCTCTACGGGGAAGGAGCCCTAAGCGGGGTTCTGCGCAAGGAGCTTTACGCCCCCCCGGGCCTTGGGGTGTACTACACCGAGGAGATCCACCCCGAGGGGGCGGCGAACCGCCTGTATGGGGTGCGGGTGGTGGACGGGGAGGGCAGGGTCTATAGCGCCGCCGAAGGCGTGTGGGACAACACGGGCTGGCACCTCAAGGGCCACGTGCTGGAGGGCGAGGAGGTGCGGGCCTTCCAGGGCACCCTCCCCTTCCCCGCAAGCTTCCGCCCCAAGGAAAGCCTGGGCTCCCGCGACCCCTACGACACCACCACCCTAAGGGAGCTTTGGGAACGGGGGAAGGTGGAGGCCTCGGCCCGCTTCGCCCTGCACCGCCGCCTGGCGGACGCCCTGGGGGCCCTCTTTCTGGGCTGGGTGGCAGCGGCTCTGGGCCTTTCCTTCCGGGAGGCGGCCTGGGCCTTTTTGGCCGTGGTCCTCCTCATCTTCGGCTACTACGTGCTCTGGACCCTGAGCGCCCAGCTCGCCCGCTACGACGTGAGCCCCCTCCTGGCCCACCTGCCCAACCTCTTCTACGGGGCCTTGGCCCTTTTCCTCACCTGGAGGCTACGGTGA
- a CDS encoding SCP2 sterol-binding domain-containing protein, which translates to MELFSEAWAKAYCEKLSQSEAYRKAAATWEGSLALSVRPDPGAGLPQGVAVVLDLWHGACRGARVVEGEPEADFVIEADLATWQEVLEGRLEPLTALMRGFLELKKGSLAALAPYAQAAQELVKVAQEVA; encoded by the coding sequence ATGGAGCTTTTTAGCGAGGCGTGGGCGAAGGCGTACTGCGAGAAGCTTTCCCAAAGCGAGGCCTACCGCAAGGCGGCGGCCACCTGGGAGGGGAGCCTGGCCCTTAGCGTCCGCCCCGACCCAGGGGCGGGCCTGCCCCAGGGGGTCGCCGTGGTCCTGGACCTCTGGCACGGGGCCTGCCGGGGGGCGAGGGTGGTGGAGGGCGAACCGGAGGCGGACTTCGTCATAGAGGCCGACCTCGCCACCTGGCAGGAGGTCTTGGAGGGGAGGCTTGAGCCCCTCACCGCCCTCATGCGGGGGTTCTTGGAGCTCAAAAAAGGCTCCCTCGCCGCCTTGGCCCCTTACGCCCAAGCGGCCCAGGAGCTGGTAAAGGTGGCCCAGGAGGTAGCGTGA
- a CDS encoding DNA topoisomerase subunit B — MSYDASAIKVLKGLEGVRHRPAMYIGGTGVEGYHHLFKEILDNAVDEALAGYATEIVTTLNPDGSLTVEDNGRGIPVDLMPEEGKPAVEVIYTTLHSGGKFESGAYKVSGGLHGVGASVVNALSEWTVVEVFRNGLHHRIAFSRGEVTEPLRVVGEAPKGKTGTRVTFKPDPEIFGALAFDPSKIRTRLREVSYLVAGLKLVFKDLQHGKEEVFLDKGGVASFAKALAEGEELLYEKPFLIRGQEGDVEVEVGLIHTKGYTAEILTYANMIPTRDGGTHLTAFKTAYSRALNQYAKKAGLNKEKGPQPTGDDLLEGLYAVVSVKLPQPQFEGQTKGKLLNPEAGSAVSQVVYEKLLELLEENPRIAKTLYEKALRAAQAREAARKARELVRRQNPLESDDLPGKLADCQTENPEEAELFIVEGDSAGGSAKQGRDRRFQAILPLRGKILNVEKAGLSKALKNAEVRAMVAAIGAGIGGTGDEAHFDLEGLRYHKIIIMTDADVDGSHIRTLLLTFFYRYMRPLIERGHVYIAQPPLYRLQVGKKVEYLYSEEELAERLKELEGKSYEVQRFKGLGEMNPEQLWETTMNPEKRVLKRVELQDALEASELFEKLMGQDVAPRRDFIEEHARYAELDI, encoded by the coding sequence GTGAGCTACGACGCTTCCGCCATTAAGGTGCTCAAAGGGCTAGAAGGGGTGCGCCACCGCCCCGCCATGTACATCGGCGGCACGGGGGTGGAGGGGTACCACCACCTCTTTAAGGAAATCCTGGACAACGCCGTGGACGAGGCCCTGGCGGGCTACGCCACGGAGATCGTCACCACCCTGAACCCCGACGGCTCCCTCACCGTGGAGGACAACGGTCGGGGCATCCCCGTGGACCTCATGCCCGAGGAGGGGAAGCCCGCCGTGGAGGTCATCTACACCACCTTGCACTCCGGGGGGAAGTTTGAAAGCGGGGCCTACAAGGTCTCGGGCGGCCTCCACGGGGTGGGGGCGAGTGTGGTGAACGCCCTTTCCGAGTGGACCGTGGTGGAGGTCTTCCGAAACGGCCTGCACCACCGCATCGCCTTTAGCCGGGGCGAGGTGACCGAACCCCTCCGGGTGGTGGGCGAGGCCCCCAAGGGCAAGACGGGGACCCGGGTCACCTTCAAGCCCGACCCCGAGATCTTCGGCGCCCTCGCCTTTGACCCGAGCAAAATCCGGACCCGCCTGCGGGAGGTGAGCTATTTGGTGGCGGGGCTCAAGCTCGTCTTCAAAGACCTCCAGCACGGCAAAGAGGAGGTCTTCCTGGACAAGGGGGGCGTGGCCTCCTTCGCCAAGGCCTTGGCGGAAGGGGAGGAACTCCTTTACGAGAAGCCCTTCCTCATCCGGGGCCAGGAAGGGGACGTGGAGGTGGAGGTGGGCCTCATCCACACCAAGGGCTACACGGCGGAAATCCTCACCTACGCCAACATGATCCCCACCCGGGACGGGGGCACCCACCTCACCGCCTTCAAGACCGCCTATAGCCGGGCGCTAAACCAGTACGCCAAAAAAGCGGGCCTCAACAAGGAGAAAGGCCCCCAGCCCACGGGGGACGACCTCCTGGAGGGCCTCTACGCCGTGGTGAGCGTGAAGCTCCCCCAGCCCCAGTTTGAAGGGCAGACCAAGGGGAAGCTCTTAAACCCCGAGGCGGGAAGCGCCGTGAGCCAGGTGGTCTACGAGAAGCTCTTAGAGCTCCTGGAGGAGAACCCCCGCATTGCCAAGACCCTTTACGAGAAGGCCCTGCGGGCGGCCCAGGCCCGGGAGGCGGCCCGGAAGGCCCGGGAACTGGTGCGGCGGCAGAACCCCCTGGAGTCGGACGACCTCCCGGGGAAGCTCGCCGACTGCCAGACGGAAAACCCCGAGGAGGCGGAGCTTTTCATCGTGGAGGGGGACTCCGCCGGGGGAAGCGCCAAGCAGGGCCGGGATAGGCGCTTCCAGGCCATCCTGCCCCTTCGGGGGAAGATCCTCAACGTGGAGAAGGCGGGGCTCTCCAAGGCCCTAAAGAACGCCGAGGTCAGGGCCATGGTGGCGGCCATCGGGGCGGGGATTGGGGGCACGGGGGACGAGGCCCACTTTGACCTGGAAGGCCTCCGCTACCACAAGATCATCATCATGACCGACGCCGACGTGGACGGGAGCCACATCCGCACCCTCCTCCTCACCTTCTTCTACCGCTACATGCGCCCCCTGATTGAGCGGGGGCACGTCTACATCGCCCAGCCGCCCCTTTACCGCCTCCAGGTGGGGAAGAAGGTGGAGTACCTCTACTCCGAGGAGGAGCTAGCAGAGCGCCTCAAGGAGCTAGAGGGCAAAAGCTACGAGGTGCAGCGCTTCAAGGGCCTGGGGGAGATGAACCCCGAGCAGCTTTGGGAAACCACCATGAACCCGGAAAAGCGGGTTCTCAAGCGGGTGGAGCTCCAAGACGCCCTGGAGGCCAGCGAGCTCTTTGAGAAGCTCATGGGCCAGGACGTGGCCCCCAGGCGGGACTTCATTGAAGAGCACGCCCGCTACGCCGAGCTGGACATCTAG
- a CDS encoding TaqI-like C-terminal specificity domain-containing protein: MLFPPPLPQGATEKSLGRVETPPEVVDFMVGLAEAPRGGKVLEPACAEGPFLRAFREAHGGGFRFYGVEIDPKALDLPPWAEGILADFLLWEGEGDFDLILGNPPYGIVGDASKYPIHILKEVKALYKKLFSTWKGKYNLYGAFTEKAVYLLKPGGLLLFVIPTTWLVLDDFALLRSFLARTGETEVFYLGSVFPKRNVSAVVLRFRKGGRGLKLWDASSRSPFLWDTYPEWKGEMIRFETPKTREMEAKGTPVGHIFHIRFAARSPEFRKHEAVRKEPGPGLVPVLTGRNLKSGFIDYETNYSGLWMPRERAKELRDFYATPHLVVGHTKGVRVVAAWDEKAYPWREEFHLIPKAKAPEDIVAYLNSATVQEYVATLYRDFVPHLTLRMLERVPILTREV; this comes from the coding sequence ATGCTCTTTCCCCCGCCCCTACCCCAAGGAGCCACGGAAAAGAGCCTGGGCCGGGTGGAAACCCCTCCCGAGGTGGTGGACTTCATGGTGGGCCTCGCCGAGGCCCCCCGGGGAGGAAAGGTCCTGGAGCCCGCCTGCGCCGAGGGGCCTTTCCTTCGGGCCTTCCGGGAGGCCCACGGCGGGGGCTTTCGCTTCTACGGGGTGGAGATAGACCCCAAGGCCTTGGATCTTCCCCCGTGGGCGGAGGGCATCCTGGCGGACTTTCTCCTTTGGGAGGGGGAGGGGGATTTTGACCTCATCCTGGGAAATCCGCCCTATGGGATCGTAGGGGACGCCTCTAAGTATCCCATCCATATCCTCAAAGAGGTAAAAGCTCTTTATAAAAAGCTTTTCTCCACCTGGAAAGGCAAGTACAACCTCTACGGGGCCTTTACCGAGAAGGCCGTCTACCTCCTTAAACCAGGGGGGCTCCTCCTTTTCGTAATCCCAACAACTTGGCTCGTTCTCGACGACTTCGCTTTGCTCCGGTCCTTCCTTGCCCGAACAGGAGAGACCGAGGTTTTCTACCTGGGCTCTGTCTTTCCCAAACGGAACGTAAGCGCCGTAGTCCTCCGCTTCCGAAAGGGAGGGCGGGGCCTAAAGCTCTGGGACGCAAGTTCTAGAAGCCCCTTCCTCTGGGACACCTACCCGGAGTGGAAAGGGGAAATGATCCGCTTCGAAACCCCCAAAACCAGGGAGATGGAGGCCAAGGGAACACCAGTAGGGCACATCTTCCATATCCGCTTTGCGGCTCGTAGCCCCGAGTTCCGAAAGCATGAAGCCGTGCGAAAAGAACCGGGCCCCGGATTAGTGCCCGTCCTTACCGGGCGTAACCTCAAATCGGGATTTATCGACTACGAGACCAACTACTCGGGCCTCTGGATGCCTCGGGAGCGGGCCAAGGAGCTTCGGGACTTCTACGCCACGCCCCACCTCGTGGTAGGCCACACCAAGGGGGTTCGAGTGGTGGCCGCATGGGATGAAAAGGCTTATCCTTGGCGGGAGGAGTTCCACCTGATCCCCAAGGCCAAGGCCCCGGAGGATATCGTCGCTTACCTCAACTCCGCAACCGTCCAGGAGTACGTAGCTACCCTTTATCGGGATTTTGTTCCCCATCTCACCTTAAGGATGCTGGAGCGGGTACCTATCCTTACCAGGGAGGTATAG
- a CDS encoding TaqI family restriction endonuclease has product MKAFEAFLGTLDLRGYEEKYRSIKTVEQDLPSDLNPLPDLYRDYWKPTHPNPSFPSYEDFFATWWNQRLEALDRFIQKYFWGCSYQFVRLGLEARLYRTAISIWTQFHFGYRWLTSCSLSIDASPELDLKGVDILVRLPPGTSIGLQVKKETYRSEARGENRFLKQKRAHALLEVPYTLETEAELLKRAERARSRGELYRLWAKVASHLEHLPNGFVIFKESYVLCIEDFLQKNHHALSGHIPWEQVAREALA; this is encoded by the coding sequence TTGAAAGCTTTTGAGGCATTTCTCGGAACGCTGGACCTAAGGGGATACGAAGAGAAGTACCGTTCCATAAAAACGGTGGAGCAGGACCTTCCCAGCGATCTTAACCCGTTGCCAGACCTTTACCGAGACTATTGGAAACCAACTCACCCAAACCCCTCCTTTCCAAGCTATGAAGACTTCTTTGCCACATGGTGGAATCAACGGCTTGAGGCTCTAGACAGATTCATACAGAAATACTTTTGGGGATGCTCCTATCAGTTTGTCCGCTTAGGACTCGAGGCCAGGCTCTACCGAACCGCAATCTCCATATGGACTCAATTCCACTTTGGTTATCGTTGGTTGACTTCCTGTAGTCTATCCATAGACGCCTCTCCCGAGCTAGACCTGAAGGGAGTAGACATTCTCGTCAGATTACCTCCAGGCACCTCCATAGGCCTTCAAGTCAAAAAGGAAACCTACCGCTCAGAAGCTCGCGGAGAAAACCGCTTCTTGAAGCAGAAACGAGCCCATGCGCTCCTCGAAGTTCCCTACACGCTTGAAACGGAGGCAGAGCTTCTGAAAAGAGCAGAAAGGGCCCGATCCCGGGGAGAACTCTATCGCCTTTGGGCTAAGGTAGCTAGCCATTTGGAACACCTTCCTAATGGATTCGTGATTTTCAAGGAAAGCTATGTCCTGTGCATTGAAGACTTCCTTCAAAAAAACCACCATGCGCTATCAGGCCACATCCCCTGGGAACAGGTGGCCCGAGAAGCTCTCGCCTAA